A stretch of the Rhizomicrobium sp. genome encodes the following:
- a CDS encoding GFA family protein, which translates to MHTGSCLCGAVRFTVSVALPPPDACHCMQCRKQSGHIFVSTDVPRSAVTIEGAENVTWYRSSEKVRRGFCSTCGASLFWDPIHKDWIGIAMGAFDRPTQTQLAINVFVTEKGDYYEITDGLPQKP; encoded by the coding sequence ATGCACACGGGATCCTGTCTTTGCGGCGCGGTGCGGTTCACGGTGTCGGTTGCCCTGCCGCCGCCCGACGCCTGCCATTGCATGCAGTGCCGCAAGCAGTCCGGTCACATCTTCGTTTCGACCGACGTGCCGCGTTCGGCCGTGACGATAGAGGGCGCCGAGAACGTCACCTGGTACCGCTCGTCGGAGAAGGTGCGGCGCGGCTTCTGTTCGACCTGCGGCGCGTCGCTGTTCTGGGATCCGATCCACAAGGACTGGATCGGCATCGCGATGGGCGCCTTCGACAGGCCGACGCAGACGCAGCTGGCGATCAACGTCTTCGTGACGGAGAAGGGCGACTATTACGAGATCACGGACGGGTTGCCGCAGAAGCCGTAG